In Astatotilapia calliptera chromosome 23, fAstCal1.2, whole genome shotgun sequence, a genomic segment contains:
- the acot11b gene encoding acyl-coenzyme A thioesterase 11b, which yields MTSENKDSDTMPDPLLIQESGEVYRNPTEVQMSQIVLPCHANHCGELSVGQLLKWMDSTACLSAERHAGCSCITASVDDIHFEHTIGVGKVVNIIAKVNRAFTSSMEVGILVTCEDLYTDRQWKVCHAFATFAARRTEAGKVQLKQVIAHTQMEQMEYSLAAERRRMRLIHAEIITDLLSSSTAQLGECQEYQDAVAAERTRVESVELVLPPHANHQVSTFGGQIMAWMENVATIAASRLCNAHPTLRSIDMFHFRGPSHIGDRLVLKAIVNNAFKHSMEVGVCAEAYQGGEPLRHINSAFMTFEVLDSDRKPCTLPRIRPEPVDGKRRFQEAIARKKIRLDRKYIISCKQTEVPLSVPWDPSNQMYLSYNNVSALKLMDNRNNWVLASEKNKVRLYTLEENQMLCFKVEMNVRVSAEQTFHLLSDLRRRMEWDRHYEECEVINQADEEDTIYRVATPSVTKGGKGKDFILLASRRKPCDSRDPYLIALRSVTLPTHPPTEEYTRGEVLCAGFTIWEESSSVTKITYYNQATPGVLPYISTDIAGLSSSFYSAFSACSQFLLANKDSLAALPPSVL from the exons ATGACTTCAGAAAATAAAGATTCAGACACCATGCCGGACCCCCTGCTCATCCAGGAGAGTGGGGAAGTGTACAGAAACCCCACTGAAGTGCAGATGAGTCAGATCGTGCTGCCCTGTCATGCCAATCACTGTGGGGAGCTGAGTGTTGGACAGCTGCTGAAGTGGATGGACTCCACAGCCTGTTTATCTG CTGAGAGACATGCAGGTTGCTCCTGTATCACTGCATCGGTGGATGACATTCATTTTGAACACACCATAGG GGTAGGAAAGGTTGTTAATATCATCGCAAAGGTCAACAGAGCCTTTACGTCCAGTATGGAG GTGGGCATTTTAGTGACTTGCGAGGACCTTTACACTGACAGGCAGTGGAAGGTTTGCCACGCCTTTGCAACCTTTGCTGCCAGAAGGACAGAAGCTGGGAAG GTACAGCTGAAGCAGGTGATTGCTCACACACAAATGGAGCAGATGGAGTACAGCCTGGCAGCAGAGCGGAGGAGGATGAGGCTCATCCACGCTGAGATTATCACAGACCTactgagcagcagcacagctcagCTGG GAGAATGCCAGGAGTATCAGGACGCTGTGGCAGCTGAGCGGACACGTGTTGAGAGTGTAGAGCTGGTGCTTCCGCCCCATGCCAACCACCAAGTCAGCACTTTTGGGGGCCAGATTATGGCCTGGATGGAAAATGTGGCTACAATTGCAGCAAG TCGCCTGTGTAACGCTCATCCAACCCTGAGGTCCATAGACATGTTCCATTTTCGTGGCCCGTCTCACATCGGCGACCGACTGGTACTGAAAGCTATTGTTAACAATGCCTTCAAGCACAG CATGGAGGTGGGAGTTTGTGCTGAGGCCTACCAGGGTGGAGAACCTCTGCGCCACATAAATAGTGCCTTTATGACCTTTGAGGTGCTGGACAGTGACAGGAAACCATGCACGCTGCCACGGATACGACCTGAGCCTGTG GATGGAAAAAGACGCTTTCAAGAAGCTATTGCCAGAAAGAAGATTCGCCTTGATAG GAAATATATCATCTCCTGCAAGCAAACTGAAGTGCCCTTGTCTGTTCCCTGGGATCCAAGTAACCag ATGTACCTGAGCTACAACAATGTCTCAGCGCTGAAATTAATGGACAACAGGAACAACTGGGTGTTGGCTTCGGAGAAAAATAAG GTCAGATTGTACACACTGGAGGAAAACCAAATGCTGTGTTTCAAGGTGGAGATGAACGTCAGAGTCTCGGCAGAGCAGACGTTCCATCTACTGTCAGACCTGAGGAGGAGAATGGAGTGGGACCGGCATTATGA AGAGTGTGAGGTGATCAACCAGGCAGATGAGGAGGACACCATCTATCGCGTAGCTACACCCTCTGTCACTAAAGGGGGAAAGGGGAAGGACTTCATCTTGCTGGCATCTAGACGGAAGCCCTGTGATTCCAG AGATCCGTATCTGATCGCTCTACGTTCAGTCACTTTGCCCACTCACCCGCCCACGGAAGAGTACACGAGGGGAGAGGTGCTCTGTGCTGGCTTCACAATCTGGGAAGAGTCCAGTTCTGTTACCAAG ATCACCTACTACAACCAGGCCACACCAGGTGTCCTCCCCTACATTTCCACAGACATTGCGGGACTCTCCTCAAGCTTTTACAGCGCCTTTTCGGCCTGCAGCCAATTCCTGCTGGCCAACAAGGATAGCTTGGCTGCTCTGCCGCCCTCTGTGCTGTGA
- the fpgt gene encoding fucose-1-phosphate guanylyltransferase, giving the protein MSHDCTRRLQTATRKKLRKFNSLRGREVQPGEFWDVVVVTAVDGSQRKAYELQISEKVDRKELPVGVHYKVFSDPPGPKIGNGGSTLYALQQLNDIYGKSLGRLRVILIHAGGFSQRLPSASALGKIFMAVPLGDPIFQMLELKLAMYVDFPSQMKPGVLVTCADDIELYSIAEEESVKFDKPGFTALAHPSLLSVGTTHGVFVLDPQEKSSYSEMENASCLHFLHKPSIDKMRGSGAVCKQQSGLFTDSEFIYTDSTYYVDFDTAKSLLNVLTELGPLSCEIDAYGDFLQALGSKATIEYTNNTANVTKEESSLVEIRQKIFHLLKGTPLNVILLNNSKFYHIGTTSEYLFHLTEHTALRDELGLLSSAFSVPVNENPEGSSGCCIMYSVLNASCSVGAGSVVEYSRLGAGVSVGKGSIISSCWVSPGLSVPDEAFMHSLCVNHHDQTSFVTVFFGINDNLKYTVGTPAYMEELKFFGFTLKKCLSMWGMEKEVLRFFGDASNCNLWNACLFPVCSDQQSSFLTSLNMLQAIQSASTSPLPKDTKLMSMQECLQSKNLEEMLELRKGLYKDIIKGRLSS; this is encoded by the exons ATGAGCCACGACTGTACAAGGAGGCTTCAAACTGCTACAAGAAAAAAACTCAGAAAGTTTAACTCTCTGCGTG GTCGAGAGGTGCAGCCTGGTGAGTTTTGGGATGTAGTGGTTGTGACTGCTGTGGACGGGAGTCAGAGAAAAGCGTATGAGCTGCAAATCAGCGAGAAAGTTGACAGAAAGGAGCTTCCTGTTGGAGTTCACTACAAAGTCTTCTCAGATCCTCCTGGACCGAAAATAG GGAATGGGGGCTCCACTCTATACGCACTGCAGCAACTAAATGACATTTATGGAAAGTCTCTGGGCAGACTGAGAGTAATCCTGATTCATGCAG GGGGGTTCAGTCAGCGTTTGCCCAGTGCCAGCGCTCTGGGAAAGAtcttcatggctgtgcctttgGGTGACCCCATCTTTCAGATGCTGGAGCTCAAACTAGCCATGTATGTGGATTTCCCATCACAAATGAAGCCTGGTGTTTTAGTGACCTGTGCAGATGACATAGAGCTCTACAGTATAGCAGAGGAGGAGAGTGTTAAGTTTGATAAACCTGGCTTTACAGCTTTAGCCCACCCCTCCCTGCTCTCAGTAGGAACCACCCACGGCGTTTTTGTGTTGGATCCACAAGAAAAATCTTCGTACTCAGAAATGGAGAATGCTTCCTGCCTGCACTTCCTGCACAAGCCAAGCATTGATAAGATGCGAGGAAGTGGAGCTGTGTGTAAGCAGCAGAGTGGATTGTTTACTGATTCTGAGTTTATCTACACAGACAGTACCTATTATGTGGACTTTGATACTGCAAAGTCTCTTCTTAATGTGCTGACAGAGTTGGGGCCATTGAGCTGTGAGATAGATGCATACGGGGACTTTCTTCAAGCACTGGGCTCTAAGGCCACAATAGAATACACCAACAACACTGCTAATGTCACCAAAGAGGAGAGCAGTCTGGTGGAAATCCGCCAGAAGATCTTCCACCTTCTGAAAGGGACTCCTCTGAATGTCATTCTTCTCAACAACTCCAAGTTTTATCACATTGGAACCACCTCAGAATACCTCTTTCACCTCACTGAGCACACAGCTCTGAGGGACGAGCTGGGTCTCCTGTCGTCTGCCTTCAGTGTGCCCGTGAATGAAAACCCTGAGGGCTCCTCTGGCTGCTGCATTATGTACAGTGTCCTCAATGCGAGTTGCTCTGTGGGTGCTGGATCAGTGGTGGAGTACTCCAGACTGGGAGCAGGAGTGTCTGTGGGTAAAGGCTCCATCATCAGCAGCTGCTGGGTCAGTCCAGGCCTGTCAGTGCCCGATGAAGCCTTCATGCACTCCCTTTGTGTGAACCACCACGACCAAACCAGCTTTGTTACTGTCTTCTTTGGGATTAATGACAATCTCAAGTACACTGTGGGCACTCCTGCATATATGGAAGAGCtaaagttttttgggttcaccCTGAAAAAGTGTCTGTCCATGTGGGGGATGGAGAAGGAAGTCCTGAGGTTCTTTGGTGATGCATCCAACTGTAATTTGTGGAACGCGTGTTTGTTTCCAGTTTGCTCTGACCAGCAAAGCTCTTTCTTAACATCTCTCAACATGCTGCAGGCCATCCAGAGTGCTTCTACAAGCCCCCTACCCAAAGACACAAAGCTAATGTCAATGCAGGAGTGTTTACAATCTAAGAACCTGGAGGAGATGTTGGAGCTCAGGAAGGGACTATATAAGGACATCATAAAGGGGAGATTGAGCAGCTAA